The Populus alba chromosome 6, ASM523922v2, whole genome shotgun sequence genome contains a region encoding:
- the LOC118052974 gene encoding ricin, producing MKQLKGNMKLWIVVAAYLLSTVLVASTEARNMDSLAEDQTGRDMIIRSVVPKNDDVVSGAKSTQHIVGINNLCVDVFQGYYFDGNVVQLYPCKSNGDVNQQRSLEKNGTIQSKGKCLATNGTSPGSYVFISDCNKVKASATIWKVQKDGSILNPSSSLVLTSKSGKSGSLLTLETNVYALRQGWRFTDVSKPSPKSIVGLWDYCLEFNKYVPKLAKCVENKTEQKWNFYADGSIRLDANTDLCLTSNGNTKGSLVVVVSCSPVSSNQRWTFGDSHGKAYFPILNVNNALVLDVSYSILNLFEIIIWDLNGGANQVWRLS from the coding sequence ATGAAACAATTGAAAGGAAATATGAAGCTGTGGATTGTGGTGGCAGCATATCTTTTGTCGACTGTACTCGTGGCGAGTACAGAAGCTAGGAACATGGACTCATTGGCAGAAGATCAAACTGGAAGGGACATGATCATCCGCTCTGTCGTGCCAAAAAATGACGATGTTGTTTCTGGTGCAAAGTCCACACAACACATTGTTGGCATAAATAATTTGTGCGTTGACGTGTTTCAGGGATACTACTTTGATGGAAACGTAGTACAGTTGTACCCGTGTAAATCTAACGGAGATGTGAATCAACAACGGAGCTTGGAGAAGAACGGAACCATTCAATCTAAAGGCAAGTGTTTGGCCACAAACGGCACAAGTCCAGGAAGCTATGTATTTATCTCTGACTGCAACAAGGTGAAGGCTAGCGCCACAATTTGGAAAGTACAAAAGGATGGCTCCATCCTAAACCCCTCCTCGTCACTAGTTTTGACCTCAAAGTCGGGGAAAAGTGGCTCCCTACTCACCTTGGAAACCAATGTTTATGCCTTGCGCCAAGGTTGGCGTTTCACCGATGTTTCAAAACCATCACCGAAGTCCATTGTCGGGCTTTGGGACTACTGCTTGGAATTTAACAAATATGTCCCAAAGTTAGCCAAGTGCGTGGAGAACAAGACCGAACAAAAATGGAATTTTTACGCAGATGGTTCGATAAGGCTTGATGCAAACACAGATTTGTGCCTAACTAGCAATGGAAATACCAAAGGAAGCTTGGTCGTCGTTGTCTCTTGTAGCCCTGTGTCATCTAACCAACGTTGGACGTTTGGGGACAGCCACGGCAAAGCTTATTTCCCCATTTTGAACGTGAATAATGCTTTGGTGTTGGATGTGAGCTATTCCATTCTAAACCTGTTCGAAATAATTATTTGGGATCTCAACGGAGGAGCTAACCAGGTATGGCGTCTGTCGTAA